The genomic segment TGAAAGAGTTTGAATTAAAGACGCTCGACGAACACACGAAACTGGCGGACGCTGAACAATGTGAATGTCGGTAGAAGCCATCGGGTGCCGAGCGAAGCAGGTCTTTGTCTTGTCGCGGCGTCCACTTTGCCGCTGGAGCGATGGCTAGGTTGATGCCCTCGGGCAGATTGGGCGAGTCCGTTGTCGTATCGGGCCAACGTTCGGCTGAATCGTTGCCGTGTGGTGACGATTGCATGGAGTATTCCCAAGGGATCGCTACCGACCAACCGAAGATGCAGCAAGCCATTCGACCGCAATCGGCCGGTGGGAAGCGACCCTGCAGCGACTGTATCTCGCAACTCCCTAGAGCATTTTGAAAAATGATGTGGGATGTAGGGCCGGTTCCTACCGGCCGATTCGAATTTGTCCGGCAGGAACCGGACCTACATGATTTGTATAAGTGCTCTAATAGTCACGGAAGGGTCCGCGAGGCTGAGCCGCTTCCATTTCTTTGAGCCAGTCTGCAAATCGTTCCTTGACCATCTTCAGAATCTCGGGGCGCGAGTCCGAGAGGTCTTTCCTTTCGCCGATGTCGGTTGACAGATCAAACAGGCCTCCTTCCTTTCCGCCCATGTCGACCCACTTCCACTTGCCAATCCGCGCACCAATCAGATCTCTTCTTTTCCAGAACATCTCCTTTCGCGGCGAGGGGGTCTCACCCCGAATCGTCGACCACCAATCGAAGCCGTCCAGGGCGACGTTCGCTTGCAGTTCCGTCCGAGCGGCAACGGCAAGGCTCGGGAACAGCTCGAGGCTCGTCAGAAATTCGTCGTTGACCTGGCCAGCCTTTATGTCGCCATTGGGCCAACGAATGATGCACGGCACGCGAACACCTCCCTCCCACATCTGTGATTTGTGTCCTCGCAGCGGTGCGTTGTCAGCCCCGCCGCTGCCACCGTTGTCCGAAAAAAAGATCACAATGGTGTTGTCGAGAATCCCCTTATCTTCTAGCAAGTGAAGCATTTTGCCGATCGCCACGTCCATGCATGTCACTGCGGCGCGATAGTCGCGGCGACGTGCTTCCCGAGTGACCACGGTTGCTGGTGAAGCATATCGATGCTTCGCCGCGACCTGCGTTTCCGAGTCGACTGGTGGATACATTTTCTTAAACTCTTCCGGAGCCTGCACCGAAGAGCGAATCTCTGGATCGAGTGCCGATGAGTTGTGCGGGGCGTTGAACGGAACATAAAGAAAGAATGGATGTTTGCCGGCATGTTCGTTTAGAAACCGCAGGGCCTCGCGCTGAAACAGGTAGGTACAGTAGGTTCCTTTGTCTTCTTCGGTCGGAGACAGATTGCGAAACATGCAAGGCACGCCATACCGTTCATGCTGGAAATAGTCGATGCCGGTGTTCACAAATCCGTAGAAGTCGTCG from the Novipirellula artificiosorum genome contains:
- a CDS encoding sulfatase-like hydrolase/transferase, giving the protein MIRPIAFMVASVFVVSTAAIHAAERPSILLVVSDDQGYNDLGILGNGIITPALDRLAKEGTRLTNFYVAWPACTPSRASLLTGRYPQRNGIYDMIRNEAPDYGYKYSAEEYAVTFERIGGMDCREVILPAMLKPAGYNSGIYGKWDLGALKRYLPTSRGFDDFYGFVNTGIDYFQHERYGVPCMFRNLSPTEEDKGTYCTYLFQREALRFLNEHAGKHPFFLYVPFNAPHNSSALDPEIRSSVQAPEEFKKMYPPVDSETQVAAKHRYASPATVVTREARRRDYRAAVTCMDVAIGKMLHLLEDKGILDNTIVIFFSDNGGSGGADNAPLRGHKSQMWEGGVRVPCIIRWPNGDIKAGQVNDEFLTSLELFPSLAVAARTELQANVALDGFDWWSTIRGETPSPRKEMFWKRRDLIGARIGKWKWVDMGGKEGGLFDLSTDIGERKDLSDSRPEILKMVKERFADWLKEMEAAQPRGPFRDY